In the Nitrospirales bacterium LBB_01 genome, one interval contains:
- a CDS encoding ParB/RepB/Spo0J family partition protein produces MPKITKELLKKGADGYISSRFMSVMSNASDVTVRVSEIVVRPQVRQEFREDKHFQQLLESVRRQGVLQPILLAELDGQYVLIAGERRLRAAKTLGFDTIPARILRNLSESDIVEIQLIENIIRQDLNFLDEALGYFRYFTSKAGNSTENDVINAFVTYGRAPERLSPELADTVSAILKISGKSGRTLQRLLTLLRLPQKVKDALREKTISLTVGYALASNVEHPAFDAVFERALHSKLTKQEAAELFSDTPHTPEHNRLCTKLREALRAVESNVDDLSDAEKKDLRKELKTVLKVLEYR; encoded by the coding sequence GTGCCTAAGATAACAAAAGAGCTTCTGAAAAAGGGAGCTGATGGCTACATTTCGTCGCGGTTTATGTCTGTGATGTCAAATGCCTCTGATGTGACAGTGCGTGTGTCCGAAATCGTTGTAAGGCCGCAGGTCAGGCAGGAGTTCCGTGAGGATAAGCACTTTCAGCAGCTTCTGGAGTCAGTCCGCAGACAGGGAGTCTTGCAGCCCATACTTTTAGCTGAACTTGACGGGCAATATGTCCTTATTGCCGGAGAGAGACGGCTCCGCGCAGCTAAAACACTTGGGTTTGATACAATCCCGGCACGCATCCTGCGGAATCTTTCAGAGTCAGACATTGTTGAAATACAGCTGATTGAAAACATCATCCGGCAGGATTTAAACTTTCTGGATGAGGCTCTGGGGTATTTTCGTTATTTTACAAGCAAAGCCGGTAACTCTACCGAAAACGATGTAATTAACGCTTTCGTAACGTACGGCAGAGCGCCGGAACGACTGAGCCCTGAGCTTGCGGACACTGTGTCCGCAATTTTAAAAATATCGGGAAAATCCGGCAGAACCCTGCAAAGACTTCTGACACTTCTGCGGCTTCCGCAAAAGGTTAAGGACGCCCTGAGAGAGAAAACCATCAGTCTTACTGTTGGATATGCGCTTGCTTCAAACGTGGAACATCCGGCATTTGATGCAGTGTTTGAAAGGGCGCTGCACTCTAAACTAACCAAACAGGAGGCGGCAGAGCTATTCAGCGACACTCCACACACACCTGAACATAACCGCTTGTGCACTAAACTAAGAGAGGCGCTAAGAGCCGTAGAGAGCAATGTTGACGACTTGTCTGATGCTGAGAAAAAAGACTTACGGAAAGAGCTTAAGACTGTGCTTAAAGTGTTAGAATATAGATGA
- a CDS encoding ABC transporter ATP-binding protein: MQLIRVIRELRLGRVLILSLCSVPLGVIVGLAELMFGMTLMYFFSSVDLISYKGLPRWFIIKDYLGPTAAFISMGLFRVFMNFFSITFNNTSSMGFLLKVRNNVVESILLSKTPSQTFSLSDLNNFFSHLLPISSTFISSVLSFLTAAFTIVFLFSSLFLLSFKLAVVTVITVLLAGIPVILTRDIRRKYGNIYTAQGNNFFKKITIDLKNIYFLQIIGKLLSEFKSLIAINYSILTSGIKLELCYMINGSLPYGLAIFVALAIIMANQKYGFVHNSVLLPFVYLLMQVNTNVGKLFTANGNIQFSRPSFIELTGILSRAKLNRQDYNAEAGKFEVDTISSLEVSNLSIGRDTTILTDISFCANPGDFLCISGKSGIGKTTLLMTLIGVIPHKSGTVTINGYEVSDINFLKFREKLAFSGPEPFLLDDTIRANLLFGTKAAHSDVELIEALKLAHCGFVMEEMPEGLNSVLYESGEGISAGQKQRLSIARAILRSPEILILDEATANIDEETEEKIITGIKTKFPRLLTLAVSHRASMRQHATRIIEL; this comes from the coding sequence ATGCAGCTGATACGTGTTATACGTGAGCTTAGGCTTGGACGGGTGCTGATACTATCGCTTTGCTCTGTTCCATTGGGAGTAATAGTGGGGCTTGCCGAGCTTATGTTTGGTATGACCCTTATGTATTTCTTTAGCAGTGTCGATTTGATTTCCTATAAAGGACTGCCGAGGTGGTTTATTATAAAAGACTACTTAGGACCAACTGCAGCCTTTATTTCTATGGGGCTCTTCAGGGTGTTTATGAATTTCTTCTCTATTACCTTTAACAACACAAGTTCTATGGGGTTTCTTTTAAAGGTAAGGAACAATGTTGTTGAATCTATACTGTTAAGCAAAACCCCGTCACAGACGTTTTCCCTGTCGGACCTTAACAATTTTTTTTCTCATCTGCTGCCGATATCCTCAACGTTTATCAGTTCTGTTTTGAGTTTTTTAACGGCTGCTTTTACAATTGTTTTTCTGTTTTCAAGTCTTTTTTTATTATCGTTTAAACTTGCCGTTGTAACTGTTATAACGGTGCTTTTAGCTGGTATCCCGGTAATTTTGACCAGAGACATCCGTCGTAAATACGGAAACATCTATACAGCACAGGGTAATAATTTTTTTAAGAAAATAACCATAGATTTAAAAAATATATATTTCTTACAGATTATCGGAAAACTGTTAAGCGAGTTTAAGTCACTTATTGCGATAAACTACAGCATTTTGACCTCTGGTATAAAATTAGAGCTCTGTTACATGATAAATGGATCGCTGCCGTATGGTCTTGCAATTTTTGTTGCTCTGGCAATAATCATGGCAAACCAAAAATACGGCTTTGTGCATAACTCGGTGCTTCTGCCCTTTGTATATCTTTTAATGCAGGTTAACACCAACGTGGGAAAACTGTTTACAGCGAACGGCAATATCCAATTCAGCAGGCCGTCTTTCATAGAACTTACCGGTATCTTAAGCCGTGCAAAACTAAACCGGCAGGATTACAACGCAGAAGCTGGGAAATTTGAAGTGGACACGATAAGCTCTCTTGAGGTGTCAAACCTCTCTATCGGGCGCGATACAACCATCTTGACCGATATATCTTTTTGCGCAAACCCTGGTGATTTTCTCTGTATATCGGGTAAGTCCGGCATAGGGAAAACGACATTGCTTATGACACTTATTGGCGTAATTCCGCACAAGTCAGGGACTGTTACCATAAACGGTTATGAAGTGAGCGATATAAATTTTCTGAAATTTCGGGAGAAATTGGCTTTTTCCGGGCCTGAGCCATTTTTGTTGGATGACACGATAAGGGCAAATCTTCTTTTTGGCACAAAGGCTGCTCACAGCGATGTGGAACTTATTGAGGCTCTCAAACTTGCCCACTGTGGCTTTGTTATGGAGGAGATGCCGGAGGGGCTTAATTCGGTTCTCTATGAAAGTGGAGAGGGGATATCGGCCGGACAAAAGCAGCGTCTTTCCATTGCCCGTGCAATTCTAAGAAGCCCGGAAATTCTCATTCTTGATGAGGCCACAGCCAACATCGACGAGGAAACAGAAGAGAAAATCATTACCGGCATAAAAACAAAATTCCCACGCCTGCTGACGCTTGCCGTCTCTCACCGAGCCTCTATGAGACAGCACGCCACTCGGATTATAGAGTTGTAA